A genome region from Nocardiopsis exhalans includes the following:
- a CDS encoding helix-turn-helix domain-containing protein: MALLEAVGLGPVEEEAYLSLLRTPARSRVELAERLGIGSEEAAGALALLEERGLVRRDAGRGLRVVPPDVSLGALLLRHQTRLQRAQGAVARIVEEYRNRAVLHDSEAVVEVVNGREEVAARFLEVQSWAVKEVCSLVTGPVLAVSSEDNHVAAEAMAAGIPYRVVYDRALVEDGERPVRLETWRGMGEQIRICDGIPMKLTVVDDRVAFLPTVTDPVEEPSAIIVRESGLFDALVWVFETVWRSAVPYPAAGGEGEGPDEDERRLLSLMLAGGTDASMAKQLGVSERTVQRRVGGLADLVGARTRLQLVWRATKRGWL, encoded by the coding sequence GTGGCGTTGCTGGAAGCGGTGGGTCTGGGCCCGGTCGAGGAGGAGGCGTACCTGTCCCTGCTGCGTACGCCCGCCCGGAGCCGGGTCGAACTGGCCGAACGGCTCGGTATCGGTTCCGAGGAGGCGGCGGGGGCGCTGGCGCTGCTGGAGGAGCGGGGGCTGGTCCGCCGGGACGCCGGTCGGGGGCTGCGGGTGGTCCCGCCGGACGTGTCCCTGGGTGCCCTGCTGCTTCGGCACCAGACCCGGTTGCAGCGGGCCCAGGGCGCGGTGGCCCGGATCGTGGAGGAGTACCGCAACCGGGCGGTCCTGCACGACTCCGAGGCGGTGGTGGAGGTGGTCAACGGCCGGGAGGAGGTCGCCGCCCGCTTCCTGGAGGTGCAGTCCTGGGCAGTCAAGGAGGTGTGTTCCCTGGTCACCGGGCCGGTGCTGGCGGTGAGCTCGGAGGACAACCACGTGGCCGCCGAGGCCATGGCGGCGGGCATACCGTACCGGGTGGTCTACGATCGCGCGCTCGTGGAGGACGGGGAACGGCCGGTGCGGTTGGAGACCTGGCGGGGGATGGGCGAGCAGATTCGTATCTGTGACGGCATCCCCATGAAGCTCACCGTCGTGGACGACCGGGTGGCGTTCCTGCCGACGGTGACCGATCCGGTGGAGGAGCCCTCGGCGATCATCGTCCGCGAGAGCGGGCTGTTCGACGCGCTGGTGTGGGTGTTCGAGACGGTCTGGCGCTCCGCGGTGCCCTATCCGGCCGCCGGCGGAGAGGGGGAGGGGCCGGACGAGGACGAGCGCAGGCTGCTGTCGCTCATGCTCGCGGGTGGTACGGACGCCTCGATGGCCAAACAGCTGGGGGTCAGCGAGCGGACCGTGCAGCGCAGGGTCGGCGGACTGGCCGACCTGGTGGGTGCGCGGACCCGGTTGCAGCTGGTCTGGAGGGCCACCAAACGCGGGTGGCTGTGA
- a CDS encoding ABC transporter ATP-binding protein, which yields MTTPQQELDRQTDPAAPLLEVEDLEVRFPVHGAGFLRRVVGHVHAVSGVSLRLSERETLGVVGESGCGKSTTGRAILQLVKPTAGSVRFQGQELTKASSSAMQKVRREAGMVFQDPYASLNPKLPVNDIIAEPLKVHKRWRDGGPERVAELLRLVGLSPEHGNRYPHEFSGGQRQRVGIARALALEPRMLVLDEPVSALDVSVQAGVVNLLAELQERLGLSYVFIAHDLSVVRHISDRVAVMYLGRVMETGTREDVYERASHPYTQALLSAAPWADPRQERSRERIVLTGDVPSPVNPPSGCRFRTRCWKAQDLCAQEAPQLVDRGAGHPVACHFPG from the coding sequence ATGACGACGCCACAGCAAGAGCTGGACCGGCAGACCGACCCCGCGGCCCCGCTGTTGGAGGTCGAGGATCTGGAGGTGCGGTTCCCCGTGCACGGCGCCGGTTTCCTGCGCCGGGTGGTGGGGCACGTGCACGCCGTCAGCGGGGTGTCCCTGCGGCTGTCGGAGCGGGAGACCCTGGGCGTGGTCGGGGAGTCGGGCTGCGGAAAGTCCACCACCGGCCGGGCCATCCTGCAGCTGGTCAAGCCCACCGCGGGTTCGGTGCGTTTCCAGGGCCAGGAACTCACCAAGGCGTCCTCGTCGGCGATGCAGAAGGTGCGGCGGGAGGCGGGCATGGTCTTCCAGGACCCGTACGCCTCGCTCAACCCCAAGCTCCCGGTGAACGACATCATCGCCGAGCCCCTCAAGGTCCACAAGCGCTGGCGCGACGGCGGCCCGGAGCGGGTGGCAGAGCTGTTGCGGCTGGTGGGGCTGAGCCCCGAGCACGGCAACCGGTACCCGCACGAGTTCTCCGGCGGGCAGCGCCAGCGGGTGGGTATCGCCCGGGCGCTGGCGCTGGAGCCGCGCATGCTGGTGCTGGACGAGCCGGTCTCGGCGCTGGACGTGTCGGTCCAGGCGGGGGTGGTCAACCTCCTGGCGGAGCTCCAGGAGCGGTTGGGGCTGTCCTACGTCTTCATCGCGCACGACCTGTCGGTGGTGCGGCACATCTCCGACCGGGTGGCCGTCATGTACCTGGGCCGGGTGATGGAGACCGGTACCCGGGAGGACGTCTACGAGCGGGCGTCGCACCCCTACACCCAGGCCCTGCTGTCGGCCGCGCCGTGGGCGGACCCGCGTCAGGAGCGGTCGCGTGAGCGCATCGTCCTGACCGGTGACGTCCCGAGCCCGGTCAACCCGCCCAGCGGCTGCCGGTTCCGGACGCGGTGCTGGAAGGCGCAGGACCTGTGCGCGCAGGAGGCCCCGCAGCTCGTCGACCGCGGCGCCGGGCATCCGGTGGCCTGCCACTTCCCCGGGTAG
- a CDS encoding acyl-CoA dehydrogenase family protein: protein MSEATAPAFSLELSEDVRDVRDWAHGFAADVIRPAAAEWDEREETPWPIIQEAAKIGLYSLDFFANQWLEPTGLGIPVAFEELYWGDPGIALAITGTGLAAVSVASNGTQEQLFEWVPQMFGSADDIKLGAFCSSEPGAGSDVSAIKTRAVYDQAKDEWVINGVKTWATNGGIADVHVVVASVEPEFGSRGQASFIIPPNTPGLSQGQKFLKHGIRASHTAEVVLDDVRVPGSCLLGGKDKLDERLARAREGKRSKGQAAMKTFEASRPSVGVMAVGCARAAYEYARDYSVQREQFGKPIGDNQGVAFLLADMATRIDAARLLVWRAAWMARNGKDFDNAEGSMSKLYASETATFVTQNALRILGGNGYTREYPVERWHRDATIFTIFEGASEIQKLIIGRTVTGLPIR from the coding sequence ATGAGTGAGGCCACCGCGCCCGCCTTCAGCCTGGAACTGAGCGAGGATGTTCGCGACGTCCGGGACTGGGCCCACGGGTTCGCCGCCGACGTCATCCGCCCCGCCGCCGCCGAGTGGGACGAGCGGGAGGAGACCCCCTGGCCGATCATCCAGGAGGCCGCCAAGATCGGGCTCTACTCGCTCGACTTCTTCGCCAACCAGTGGCTGGAGCCCACCGGTCTCGGCATCCCCGTCGCCTTCGAGGAGCTCTACTGGGGTGACCCGGGCATCGCCCTGGCCATCACCGGCACCGGCCTGGCCGCCGTCTCCGTCGCCTCCAACGGCACCCAGGAACAGCTCTTCGAGTGGGTACCGCAGATGTTCGGCAGCGCCGACGACATCAAGCTGGGCGCGTTCTGCTCCTCCGAGCCGGGCGCCGGTTCCGACGTCTCCGCCATCAAGACCCGCGCCGTCTACGACCAGGCCAAGGACGAGTGGGTCATCAACGGCGTCAAGACCTGGGCCACCAACGGCGGTATCGCCGACGTACACGTGGTGGTGGCCAGCGTGGAGCCCGAGTTCGGCTCCCGGGGCCAGGCGTCCTTCATCATCCCGCCGAACACCCCCGGCCTGTCCCAGGGCCAGAAGTTCCTCAAGCACGGCATCCGCGCCTCGCACACCGCCGAGGTCGTCCTGGACGACGTGCGCGTCCCGGGCTCCTGTCTCCTGGGCGGCAAGGACAAGCTCGACGAGCGCCTGGCCCGCGCCCGCGAGGGCAAGCGCTCCAAGGGCCAGGCCGCGATGAAGACCTTCGAGGCCTCCCGCCCGAGCGTGGGCGTCATGGCCGTGGGCTGTGCCCGCGCCGCCTACGAGTACGCCCGCGACTACTCGGTCCAGCGCGAGCAGTTCGGCAAGCCGATCGGCGACAACCAAGGCGTGGCCTTCCTGCTCGCCGACATGGCCACCCGCATCGACGCCGCCCGCCTGCTGGTCTGGCGCGCCGCCTGGATGGCCCGCAACGGCAAGGACTTCGACAACGCCGAAGGCTCCATGAGCAAGCTCTACGCCTCCGAGACCGCCACCTTCGTCACCCAGAACGCCCTGCGCATCCTGGGCGGCAACGGCTACACCCGCGAGTACCCCGTGGAGCGCTGGCACCGCGACGCCACCATCTTCACGATCTTCGAGGGCGCCAGCGAGATCCAGAAGCTCATCATCGGCCGCACCGTCACCGGCCTGCCGATCCGGTAA
- a CDS encoding ABC transporter permease: MSSNENTPSGATGPEHENDPNRIGTADPAASDAAQGMNIAARTQWQLVRARFFRHRAALVGMFLLISVILLAFTSIGYGPVPGWWDKSPTATGPLSDGGNPTLSLVPQFLGGSGLALGEHPFGQDNVGKDYFALTMQGTQVSLIIAFVVGIVATVVGTVLGACAGYFRGWTESVLMRVTDVLIAIPLLAIAAAAAKIAGQAGILYLGIVLGLVTWTQTARLVRSSVLSLREKEFVEAARSVGTSSARIIFKHILPNTVGVIIVSVTLAIAAAVLLESALSFLGMGVQPPDTSLGRLITDYRSAMSTRPWLFYWPGLFIILIALSVNFIGDGLRDAFDPRQNRVRD; this comes from the coding sequence ATGAGCTCAAACGAGAACACTCCGTCCGGGGCGACCGGCCCCGAACACGAGAACGATCCGAACCGGATCGGGACCGCTGATCCCGCGGCCTCCGACGCGGCCCAGGGCATGAACATCGCCGCCCGCACCCAGTGGCAGCTGGTCCGGGCCCGCTTCTTCCGACACCGGGCCGCCCTGGTCGGCATGTTCCTGCTGATCAGCGTCATCCTGCTGGCCTTCACCTCGATCGGCTACGGCCCCGTCCCGGGCTGGTGGGACAAGTCGCCCACCGCGACCGGGCCGCTCAGCGACGGCGGCAACCCCACCCTCAGCCTGGTCCCGCAGTTCCTCGGCGGCTCCGGCCTGGCCCTGGGCGAACACCCCTTCGGCCAGGACAACGTCGGCAAGGACTACTTCGCGCTGACCATGCAGGGCACCCAGGTGTCCCTGATCATCGCCTTCGTGGTGGGGATCGTGGCCACCGTCGTGGGTACGGTGCTCGGCGCCTGCGCGGGGTACTTCCGCGGCTGGACCGAGAGCGTCCTGATGCGGGTCACCGACGTCCTCATCGCGATCCCGCTGCTGGCCATCGCCGCGGCGGCGGCCAAGATCGCCGGTCAGGCGGGCATCCTCTACCTCGGGATAGTCCTGGGCCTGGTCACCTGGACCCAGACGGCCCGCCTGGTGCGCAGCTCCGTGCTCTCGCTGCGCGAGAAGGAGTTCGTCGAGGCCGCCAGATCCGTGGGCACCTCCTCGGCCCGCATCATCTTCAAGCACATCCTGCCGAACACGGTGGGGGTGATCATCGTCAGCGTCACCCTGGCCATCGCGGCGGCGGTGCTGCTGGAGTCCGCGCTGTCCTTCCTGGGGATGGGGGTGCAACCGCCCGACACCTCGCTGGGACGGCTCATCACCGACTACCGGAGCGCGATGAGCACCCGGCCCTGGCTCTTCTACTGGCCCGGGCTGTTCATCATCCTGATCGCGCTCTCGGTGAACTTCATCGGCGACGGCCTGCGTGACGCCTTCGACCCACGACAGAACAGGGTGCGTGACTGA
- a CDS encoding ABC transporter permease: MLVFIARRLVVSLFVLFAASFVMFVLAANVGDPLADLRELPEDAQESAMAERIERMHLDLPVYARYFLWLGAALTGDLGTNRQGQDVNILLADAISATMQLVVAATVLAIVIGIAIGIISALRQYSGFDHTVTFGAFVAFSLPIFWVGVLLKQYGAIEFNNWLAQPVIPPLVIGVVALLAGLAWSSLMVGDRRTRLIAFVGATAVTAALLAFISLTRWFADPGLGPVTVAISALGAAVGFSVLISGPKPNRPMYAALTAAGVGTVMYFVLSPVLDAPDLATIAGLALTTVVVCVAIGYGVGGVLHRRNAIATAVWTGLFTGGVIFVDRMLQSFASYSSSVQGRPISTVGASTPNYEGTFWELSLDSAGHLALPTMALILVSLATYTRYSRASMLEVMNQDYVRTARAKGLPERTVMTRHAFRNGLIPITTLAAYDFGTVIGGAVVTETVFGWRAMGHLLITGLNEADPTPVMAFFVVASGAIVIFNMIADITYAYLDPRIRLS, encoded by the coding sequence GTGCTCGTCTTCATCGCACGAAGACTGGTCGTCTCCCTCTTCGTGCTCTTCGCAGCAAGCTTCGTGATGTTCGTACTCGCGGCCAACGTCGGCGACCCCCTGGCTGACCTCAGGGAACTCCCGGAGGACGCCCAGGAGTCCGCGATGGCCGAGCGGATCGAACGCATGCACCTCGACCTACCCGTCTACGCCCGCTACTTCCTGTGGCTGGGCGCGGCCCTCACCGGCGACCTGGGCACCAACCGCCAGGGGCAGGACGTCAACATCCTGCTCGCGGACGCGATCTCGGCCACCATGCAGCTCGTGGTGGCGGCCACCGTCCTAGCGATCGTCATCGGTATCGCCATCGGCATCATCTCGGCGCTGCGCCAGTACAGCGGCTTCGACCACACCGTCACCTTCGGCGCGTTCGTCGCCTTCTCCCTGCCCATCTTCTGGGTCGGCGTACTGCTCAAGCAGTACGGCGCGATCGAGTTCAACAACTGGCTGGCACAACCCGTCATCCCGCCCCTGGTCATCGGGGTGGTCGCGCTGCTGGCCGGCTTGGCCTGGAGCTCGCTGATGGTGGGCGACCGGCGAACCCGGCTGATCGCCTTCGTCGGGGCCACCGCCGTCACCGCGGCTCTGCTGGCGTTCATCTCACTCACCCGGTGGTTCGCCGACCCCGGGCTGGGTCCGGTCACGGTCGCGATCAGCGCCCTGGGAGCCGCGGTCGGCTTCTCCGTGCTGATCTCCGGCCCCAAACCGAACCGGCCGATGTACGCGGCGCTGACCGCGGCGGGGGTGGGTACGGTCATGTACTTCGTGCTCTCACCGGTGCTGGACGCACCCGACCTGGCGACCATCGCGGGGCTGGCCCTGACGACGGTGGTCGTGTGCGTGGCGATCGGCTACGGCGTCGGCGGCGTACTGCACCGGCGCAACGCGATCGCGACGGCGGTGTGGACGGGCCTGTTCACCGGCGGCGTGATCTTCGTGGACCGCATGCTCCAGTCGTTCGCCTCCTACAGCAGCTCGGTGCAGGGCCGCCCCATCTCCACCGTCGGGGCGAGCACCCCCAACTACGAGGGCACCTTCTGGGAACTGTCACTGGACTCGGCCGGCCACCTGGCGCTGCCGACCATGGCGCTGATCCTGGTCTCGCTGGCCACCTACACCCGGTACAGCCGCGCCAGCATGCTGGAGGTGATGAACCAGGACTACGTGCGCACGGCGCGCGCCAAGGGGCTGCCCGAACGCACGGTCATGACCCGGCACGCCTTCCGTAACGGGCTCATCCCCATCACCACCCTGGCCGCCTACGACTTCGGCACCGTGATCGGCGGCGCCGTGGTCACCGAGACGGTCTTCGGCTGGCGGGCCATGGGCCACCTGCTGATCACCGGGCTGAACGAGGCGGACCCGACCCCGGTGATGGCGTTCTTCGTGGTCGCGAGCGGCGCGATCGTCATCTTCAACATGATCGCCGACATCACCTACGCCTACCTCGACCCGCGGATCCGGCTGTCGTGA
- a CDS encoding S8 family serine peptidase, translated as MRGAAAASAALMITGGLVAGAPAAAADTADKIGDHHRALLAEYQELFEGRTADEAAQNASGARTFSAPGPEDLPDEGVEPPVIDFVTLIVATSEGSTAEARQALEGFADITSEHEEIGYLRVNVAFDDVERVERVDAVTAIDVDELLPLPEVAPIDAQAASAVGQAPATAAQPAPGPDTPDANPYMPSGEIGAVDFREQHSDADGRGVRIGVLDTGVDPTHPALATTTTGDDKLVDWVNATDPTNLIDLLFDPSFVLMSDVSGPTFEHSGTEWTAPEGDWRFGRFTYAVAGSDDDSWGVLFDPEDGTVLVDLNQDRDLTDETPIGDFAGDRDVRYFGEDDPETPINEAHGFVATGMDTLDGMVHIGLDTNGHGTHVAGIAAGHGLFEGAMNGVAPGAEVVSSRACHDMGCSSAALTDGMVDLATEFDVDVINMSIGGTPSLNDGQSARALLYDRLIEETGVQMFISAGNSGAGLSTQGSPSDATDVISVGAAVSGETWLANYGAEVDYDHGVFGFSSRGPREDGGFKPQITAPGAAVSTLPTFMPGNPVPEAGYDLPPGYGMLNGTSMSSPQAAGGAALLLSKAGQEGVDVPPGDLRAALRTSAEFHPGWDAAEQGHGQMDVPAAWTLLNQGASVDAVDARAPVCTEQSDLLAEPGFGTGLYIRCLPGEGGIAAGETEEYEISLTRTSGVEGTQVYRLKIEGDDEGTFSAPRHVDLPKGEEVIVTVKASPEAAGVHNAVLKVDNPRTRALEQAVMLTAVTAEEGAVTTEGSLGRAVTEDVFVAVPAGTAAMTVDLSGVADDSRVRWRAFSPLGPLGESTTGQCYTNIDGDPCDPLSRTYTNPVPGIWHLVVETARSSPAAENPYRLEAELTAAP; from the coding sequence GTGCGCGGCGCCGCCGCGGCCTCCGCCGCCCTGATGATCACCGGCGGCCTGGTCGCCGGAGCCCCCGCGGCGGCCGCGGACACCGCCGACAAGATCGGCGACCACCACCGCGCTCTGCTGGCCGAGTACCAGGAGCTCTTCGAGGGCCGCACCGCCGACGAGGCCGCCCAGAACGCCTCCGGCGCCCGCACCTTCTCCGCCCCCGGCCCCGAGGACCTCCCCGACGAGGGGGTCGAACCCCCGGTCATCGACTTCGTGACGCTGATCGTGGCCACCTCGGAGGGGAGCACCGCCGAGGCGCGCCAGGCCCTGGAGGGCTTCGCGGACATCACCTCCGAGCACGAGGAGATCGGCTACCTCAGAGTCAACGTGGCCTTCGACGACGTCGAGCGGGTCGAGCGGGTCGACGCCGTCACCGCCATCGACGTCGACGAACTCCTGCCGCTGCCGGAGGTCGCGCCGATCGACGCGCAGGCCGCGAGTGCCGTGGGGCAGGCCCCCGCCACGGCCGCCCAGCCCGCTCCGGGCCCGGACACCCCCGACGCCAACCCCTATATGCCGAGCGGCGAGATCGGCGCCGTCGACTTCCGCGAGCAGCACTCCGACGCCGACGGCCGGGGCGTGCGCATCGGTGTCCTCGACACCGGGGTCGACCCCACCCACCCGGCGCTGGCGACGACGACCACCGGTGACGACAAGCTCGTCGACTGGGTCAACGCCACCGACCCCACCAACCTCATCGACCTGCTCTTCGACCCCAGCTTCGTGCTGATGAGCGACGTCAGCGGGCCGACGTTCGAACACAGCGGGACCGAGTGGACCGCCCCCGAGGGCGACTGGCGGTTCGGCCGCTTCACCTACGCCGTGGCCGGATCCGACGACGACTCCTGGGGCGTGCTCTTCGATCCCGAGGACGGCACGGTCCTGGTCGACCTGAACCAGGACCGCGACCTCACCGACGAGACGCCCATCGGGGACTTCGCCGGGGACCGGGACGTCCGGTACTTCGGCGAGGACGACCCCGAGACCCCGATCAACGAGGCGCACGGGTTCGTCGCCACCGGGATGGACACCCTCGACGGGATGGTGCACATCGGCCTGGACACCAATGGCCACGGTACCCATGTGGCGGGTATCGCCGCCGGTCATGGACTGTTCGAGGGGGCGATGAACGGCGTCGCTCCCGGCGCCGAGGTCGTCTCCAGCCGCGCCTGCCACGACATGGGCTGCTCCTCGGCCGCGCTGACCGACGGCATGGTCGACCTGGCCACCGAGTTCGACGTGGACGTGATCAACATGTCCATCGGCGGTACGCCCTCGCTCAACGACGGCCAGAGCGCGCGTGCGCTGCTCTACGACCGGCTCATCGAGGAGACCGGCGTGCAGATGTTCATCTCCGCCGGCAACTCCGGCGCGGGCCTGAGCACCCAGGGGTCTCCCTCGGATGCCACCGACGTCATCAGCGTCGGCGCCGCGGTCTCCGGGGAGACCTGGCTGGCCAACTACGGAGCCGAGGTCGACTACGACCACGGCGTGTTCGGCTTCTCCTCCCGCGGCCCGCGCGAGGACGGCGGGTTCAAGCCGCAGATCACCGCGCCCGGCGCGGCGGTCAGCACCCTGCCGACCTTTATGCCCGGCAACCCCGTCCCCGAGGCCGGGTACGACCTGCCGCCCGGCTACGGCATGCTCAACGGCACGTCGATGTCCTCCCCGCAGGCCGCGGGCGGTGCCGCGCTGCTGCTGTCCAAGGCCGGACAGGAGGGAGTGGACGTTCCCCCCGGGGATCTGCGCGCCGCCCTGCGTACCAGTGCCGAGTTCCACCCCGGGTGGGACGCGGCCGAACAGGGACACGGTCAGATGGACGTACCGGCCGCCTGGACCCTGCTGAACCAGGGCGCGTCCGTGGACGCGGTCGACGCCAGGGCCCCGGTCTGCACCGAGCAGTCCGACCTCCTGGCCGAGCCCGGTTTCGGGACCGGCCTGTACATCCGCTGCCTGCCCGGGGAGGGCGGTATCGCGGCGGGGGAGACCGAGGAGTACGAGATCTCCCTGACCCGCACGAGCGGCGTCGAGGGCACCCAGGTGTACCGCCTGAAGATCGAGGGTGACGACGAGGGCACCTTCTCCGCGCCCCGCCACGTGGACCTGCCCAAGGGCGAGGAGGTCATCGTGACCGTCAAGGCCTCGCCGGAGGCGGCGGGCGTGCACAACGCGGTCCTGAAGGTGGACAACCCGCGCACCCGGGCCCTGGAGCAGGCCGTGATGCTGACCGCGGTCACCGCCGAGGAGGGCGCTGTCACCACGGAGGGCTCGCTGGGCCGGGCCGTGACCGAGGATGTTTTCGTGGCCGTGCCCGCGGGCACCGCCGCGATGACCGTGGACCTGTCCGGGGTCGCCGACGACAGCCGTGTCCGCTGGAGGGCGTTCAGCCCTCTCGGCCCGCTGGGGGAGTCCACGACGGGTCAGTGCTACACCAACATCGACGGTGACCCCTGCGATCCGCTCTCACGCACCTACACGAATCCGGTGCCCGGGATCTGGCACCTGGTGGTGGAGACCGCCCGCAGCTCACCGGCAGCGGAGAACCCGTACCGCTTGGAGGCCGAACTGACCGCAGCCCCGTAG
- a CDS encoding ABC transporter ATP-binding protein gives MTQSPNIPPPSAAAPGQGLDGAAAVTAATGEVHTARTLEDTKGPTEKEILRVENLTVEFPTDDGVVRAVRDVSYSLREREVLSIVGESGSGKSVSSMALLGLLPRSARVSGKVLYRGQDLLAMRQKDLRSLRGRKISMIFQDPMTALNPVHTVGDQLAEAVLAHELVPPKHALERAREMLDLVGIPQAGQRLRSYPHEFSGGMRQRVMIAMAIINNPDVIIADEPTTALDVTVQAQILEKLLEVKDAVNSAILLITHDLGVVAGLAHRVLVMYAGRPVEIGATDDVFYRTRMPYTAGLLGSIPSMTSAHGERLRPIKGTPPSLINLPEGCPFSPRCPLADDTCRSAEPPLAPANGASHGAEGTEVVETADGVRIGEHLAACHHWERLAAAEDPTAFFRNGGITP, from the coding sequence ATGACGCAATCCCCCAACATCCCACCGCCCTCGGCCGCGGCGCCGGGGCAGGGCCTCGACGGCGCCGCCGCGGTCACCGCAGCCACCGGCGAGGTGCACACCGCCAGGACCCTCGAGGACACCAAGGGCCCCACCGAGAAGGAGATCCTGCGCGTCGAGAACCTGACCGTGGAGTTCCCCACCGACGACGGTGTGGTCAGGGCCGTGCGCGACGTCTCCTACTCCCTGCGCGAGCGCGAGGTGCTCAGCATCGTCGGGGAGTCGGGTTCGGGCAAGTCGGTCTCGTCCATGGCGCTGCTGGGGCTGCTCCCGCGCAGCGCCCGGGTGAGCGGCAAGGTCCTCTACCGGGGCCAGGACCTGCTGGCCATGCGCCAGAAGGACCTGCGGTCCCTGCGCGGACGCAAGATCTCGATGATCTTCCAGGACCCGATGACCGCCCTGAACCCGGTGCACACCGTCGGGGACCAGTTGGCCGAGGCGGTGCTGGCGCACGAGCTGGTCCCGCCCAAGCACGCACTCGAACGCGCCCGGGAGATGCTCGACCTGGTGGGTATCCCCCAGGCGGGGCAGCGGCTGCGCAGCTATCCGCACGAGTTCTCCGGCGGTATGCGCCAGCGGGTCATGATCGCGATGGCGATCATCAACAACCCCGACGTGATCATCGCCGACGAACCCACCACGGCGCTGGACGTCACCGTGCAGGCACAGATCCTGGAAAAGCTGTTGGAGGTCAAGGACGCGGTCAACTCCGCGATCCTGCTGATCACCCACGACCTGGGCGTGGTCGCGGGGCTGGCCCACCGGGTCCTGGTGATGTACGCGGGCCGGCCGGTGGAGATCGGCGCGACCGACGACGTGTTCTACCGGACCCGGATGCCCTACACCGCCGGGCTGCTCGGGTCGATCCCGTCGATGACCTCCGCGCACGGGGAGCGGCTGCGCCCCATCAAGGGGACCCCGCCCTCGCTGATCAACCTGCCCGAGGGGTGTCCGTTCTCGCCGCGGTGTCCGCTGGCCGACGACACCTGCCGCTCCGCCGAGCCGCCGCTGGCCCCGGCCAACGGCGCGTCCCACGGCGCGGAAGGAACAGAGGTCGTCGAGACCGCGGACGGTGTGCGGATCGGCGAGCACCTGGCCGCTTGTCACCACTGGGAGCGGTTGGCCGCGGCCGAGGACCCCACGGCGTTCTTCCGGAACGGAGGGATCACCCCATGA